A stretch of Amblyraja radiata isolate CabotCenter1 chromosome 6, sAmbRad1.1.pri, whole genome shotgun sequence DNA encodes these proteins:
- the gcc2 gene encoding GRIP and coiled-coil domain-containing protein 2 isoform X1 yields the protein MEENGSDNVASPANSASGKSKLDTLSKEDLIKFAKKQMVLLQKTKSKCTVLENEIEQLKTKSAIEDNDAVIQELTTRLDTVLLEKAEAQQSTLSLRKENENCKEELKDALSKEAALQDDIELLKKQHLDKIEAIYCDLETTRAKYKDELTRLEIELQESNLKHINHIGQLEQQLAVYSLQQNETKRLEEELNEVRKSSDFQLKRQLETITKEQKEELKRMQEVHKNSASEQESETKNIQKTHQEEVALLTQQFESAVIAHEQELKMLEQDLKEKHSKKEKRFENEQIANISNYELQLNQLKDQLRKMTGEQEKVQRLQQKLPKESTSDSSEQIKYLENCAKKLESQHSLRQSEIAYLKDEKEKVEMELQHVKEELFHEREDWEFKINELQLSKEEYMSMVTKLTDELHSANHRCEKAVMQHTAEIQIVTEQHKKHISVLEQTFSSAAENEKLECLRKVNDLTKHCQTLLEEKEEAECHYENLCKTMEILQTELRESASKISHEFEMMKQQQSDEIHDLQQKLRKVFNEKDSLLESINQLQAEVAEAKELKQIASNFQEKNEELALSIQLKEAVAIDSKEQVDNLMSEKEELTARIVISEKSISGLEQSLKQEQGNCAEHQQQIQELSKDNYELQQRMDEMTLCLKEAVSEKDNSCQKLSEVETRLETIKIEKEHLDSQTKSLEELFTKLEKEKESLQNEIARLSLQNENMGSNEEKWHDLNNQLQALIEEKKSLEIADKLGKQQLFDVRCAIVNIVEQEAYSFRNDGHEVGVIEAMQLLEEYVTKMKDEKQSVVQLHDERILHLQEELQLQRDANRDQQAELDCLIDDLRKEKTLLQKHLDEALFDKEGLQRDLLEMQNLSEKNNHENEDLLVQIQNITQKLEHLETQKQEQSEKTEKEMAQEGDDKLKLQLNEKESELLKCREELEKLKDLMLKISSEENTLKNTIVELNEKVVGLEKVSNDKENRINKIKAVAVKAKKELDASKKQVLLLTEEMEIVKSERDKLSFSIKDVMQGSDNYKNILVEYEKQAEKLDVEKERANNRENQVEELTQHLQACLQQHKQLTSEKENILVHLGTLQSNAKQLEIQILESEKAKIAVEKELEAIKVVKEQISKDNCALVKEIEELKKQLQNEKYQLQQTIHELQLVRKDAQKSTLMDMEIAEYQRLEKELNQKITERDHRIGEVVEETASFRQKLENMEVEIKSLQKTLEENIEKNTKIKQMLVKTKKELSDSKRVEAEQLVLQASIKGELELYQQQVENYKIQGAELTAENHNIHEQLRQTNEQNHRTLSALTQKMAALQEESNNAKAEQAATTVDFENYKVRVHNVLKQQKNRTAAQNENELTQQEKEHLQKVIDQLKAKLQETQCNLQVSVGEQQTLQVEHDRLLERHNKILQETVTREAEIREKLCCAQSESTMLKSEHAQTVSQLTIQNEAAQKSYREQVQLLQENHRKTVEILQEQLSTMEQQMFQHQTENTLPRSPPVLPTGKSWRDRKNMDISLLDINSIDREEGEGMEMTETESVLSTNSQVASLEQLLSFPETKSDVPEWHPEPTKEEIVQKLNTATKSIDHLNGLLRETEATNAILMEQITLLKGEVRRLERNQEREKSIANLEYLKNVMLKFIFLNAGSEKQSLLPVIDTMLQLSPEEKSKLAAVAQGEEESTSRSSGWTSYLHSWSGI from the exons GAGAATGGCTCAGATAATGTGGCATCGCCAGCAAACTCTGCATCAGGAAAATCTAAG CTGGACACTCTGTCAAAGGAAGACCTTATAAAATTTGCAAAGAAGCAAATGGTCCTTTTACAGAAGACAAAGTCAAAATGCACTG TACTGGAAAATGAAATTGAACAGCTGAAAACAAAATCAGCTATTGAAGACAATGATGCAGTCATCCAG GAACTTACAACCAGGCTGGACACAGTACTCTTGGAAAAAGCAGAAGCTCAACAAAGTACACTGTCTCTGAGAAAAGAAAATGAAAATTGCAAAGAAGAATTGAAG GATGCATTGTCAAAAGAAGCAGCTCTCCAGGACGATATTGAACTGTTAAAAAAACAGCATTTAGACAAAATTGAAGCCATATATTGTGATTTAGAAACTACTCGAGCAAAATACAAAGATGAACTGACCAGGTTAGAAATTGAACTTCAGGAGTCAAATCTCAAACACATTAACCACATTGGACAACTTGAGCAACAGCTTGCAGTCTACTCATTGCAGCAGAATGAAACAAAGAGGCTGGAAGAAGAATTAAATGAAGTTAGAAAATCTTCTGATTTTCAACTGAAACGGCAGCTGGAAACAATCACCAAGGAGCAAAAGGAAGAATTGAAGAGGATGCAAGAAGTTCATAAGAACTCTGCCTCTGAGCAGGAAAGTGAAACGAAGAACATTCAGAAAACCCATCAAGAAGAAGTGGCACTATTAACGCAACAGTTTGAATCTGCTGTCATAGCACATGAACAAGAACTTAAGATGTTGGAGCAAGATTTAAAAGAGAAGCATTCAAAGAAAGAGAAACGTTTTGAGAATGAACAGATTGCTAATATTAGCAACTATGAGCTTCAGTTGAATCAACTGAAAGATCAGTTAAGAAAAATGACAGGAGAGCAAGAAAAGGTTCAACGTTTGCAACAAAAGCTTCCAAAAGAATCAACCTCTGACTCCAGTGAGCAAATAAAATATCTTGAGAACTGTGCGAAAAAATTAGAATCGCAACATAGTTTGAGGCAGAGTGAAATTGCATACTTGAAAGATGAAAAAGAGAAAGTAGAAATGGAACTGCAGCACGTGAAAGAGGAGTTGTTTCATGAGAGAGAGGATTGGGAGTTCAAGATAAATGAACTCCAGCTGTCCAAGGAAGAATATATGAGCATGGTTACAAAATTGACAGATGAACTTCATTCTGCCAATCACCGTTGTGAAAAAGCAGTCATGCAGCATACTGCTGAAATACAGATTGTAACAGAACAACATAAAAAACATATTTCGGTCTTAGAGCAAACTTTTTCTTCTGCAGCTGAAAATGAAAAACTTGAATGTCTTCGTAAGGTAAATGACTTGACCAAGCATTGCCAAACATTATTGGAAGAGAAAGAGGAGGCAGAGTGTCACTATGAAAACTTGTGCAAAACCATGGAAATACTACAGACCGAATTAAGAGAATCTGCTTCAAAGATTAGCCATGAGTTTGAGATGATGAAACAGCAGCAATCTGATGAAATTCATGACCTGCAACAGAAGCTCAGAAAAGTTTTTAATGAGAAAGATTCTCTTTTGGAGTCGATCAACCAACTGCAGGCTGAAGTTGCAGAGGCTAAAGAACTAAAGCAAATTGCAAGTAATTTTCAGGAGAAGAATGAAGAGTTGGCATTGTCAATTCAGCTGAAGGAAGCAGTTGCCATTGATTCAAAAGAGCAAGTAGATAATTTAATGAGCGAGAAGGAGGAACTAACAGCAAGAATTGTTATCTCTGAAAAGTCAATAAGTGGATTGGAACAATCTCTCAAACAAGAACAAGGTAACTGTGCAGAACATCAACAACAAATACAAGAACTCAGTAAGGACAATTATGAATTGCAGCAGAGAATGGATGAAATGACACTTTGTTTAAAAGAGGCAGTTTCAGAAAAAGATAATTCCTGTCAAAAATTAAGTGAAGTGGAAACCCGACTGGAGACTATTAAAATTGAGAAGGAGCATTTGGACTCTCAGACAAAAAGCTTAGAGGAACTGTTTACAAAGTTAGAAAAAGAAAAGGAATCTTTGCAAAACGAAATAGCAAGGCTGAGTTTGCAAAATGAAAACATGGGATCAAATGAAGAAAAATGGCACGATCTCAATAATCAACTACAAGCTTTAATTGAAGAAAAGAAGAGCTTAGAAATAGCAGATAAACTTGGAAAACAGCAACTTTTTGATGTCAGATGTGCAATAGTTAATATTGTTGAACAGGAAGCTTATAGTTTTAGAAATGATGGTCATGAGGTGGGTGTAATTGAGGCAATGCAATTACTTGAAGAATATGTGACAAAAATGAAGGATGAAAAGCAATCTGTAGTGCAACTACATGATGAGCGCATACTACATTTGCAAGAAGAATTGCAATTACAGAGAGATGCAAATAGAGATCAACAGGCTGAACTTGATTGTTTAATCGATGACCTCAGGAAAGAGAAAACCCTTTTGCAAAAGCACCTAGATGAAGCATTGTTTGATAAGGAAGGACTGCAGAGAGATCTGTTAGAGATGCAGAACCTAAGTGAAAAAAATAACCATGAGAATGAAGATCTACTGGTTCAGATTCAGAATATTACACAGAAGCTTGAACACTTGGAAACACAAAAGCAAGAACAGAGTGAGAAAACTGAAAAAGAAATGGCACAAGAAGGAGACGATAAATTGAAGCTCCAGTTGAATGAAAAAGAATCTGAGCTATTAAAATGCAGAGAGGAGCTTGAAAAATTGAAG GATTTGATGCTGAAAATCTCCAGTGAAGAGAACACCTTAAAAAACACAATTGTAGaactgaatgagaaagtgg TTGGACTTGAAAAAGTAAGCAACGACAAGGAAAATCGAATAAACAAGATTAAAGCTGTGGCGGTGAAAGCTAAAAAAGAACTTGATGCCAGCAAAAAGCAG GTCCTACTCTTAACAGAAGAAATGGAGATTGTAAAATCTGAGCGAGATAAACTGTCGTTTTCCATCAAGGACGTTATGCAAGGATCTGACAACTACAAG AATATTTTGGTGGAATACGAGAAGCAAGCAGAAAAGCTGGATGTGGAAAAAGAACGAGCAAATAATCGTGAAAACCAGGTGGAGGAGCTTACCCAACACCTTCAAGCATGTCTTCAACAG CACAAACAATTGACTTCAGAGAAAGAAAATATATTGGTTCATTTAGGAACTTTGCAGTCAAATGCCAAACAGCTAGAAATACAGATATTGGAATCCGAAAAGGCCAAGATAGCTGTTGAAAAGGAGCTAGAAGCCATAAAAGTTGTCAAGGAGCAGATATCCAAG GATAATTGTGCATTGGTAAAAGAAATTGAAGAACTTAAAAAGCAACTTCAAAATGAGAAATACCAACTGCAACAAACAATCCATGAACTGCAACTTGTGAGAAAG GATGCTCAGAAAAGCACATTAATGGACATGGAGATTGCAGAATATCAGCGGTTGGAAAAAGAACTGAACCAGAAAATTACTGAACGAGACCACAGGATTGGTGAAGTGGTAGAAGAAACTGCATCCTTCAGACAGAAACTGGAAAACATGGAAGTTGAAATAA AAAGTCTTCAGAAAACATTggaggaaaacatagaaaaaaacaCCAAGATTAAACAAATGCTAGTGAAAACCAAGAAAGAACTTAGTGATTCAAAAAGAGTT GAAGCTGAGCAATTAGTTCTTCAAGCATCTATTAAGGGAGAGCTGGAATTATACCAACAGCAGGTGGAAAATTACAAG ATTCAAGGAGCAGAGTTAACTGCTGAAAACCATAACATTCATGAACAGTTGCGACAGACAAATGAACAAAACCATCGTACTTTAAGTGCACTTACACAGAAGATGGCAGCTCTGCAGGAAGAGAGTAATAATGCTAAG GCTGAGCAAGCTGCAACTACTGTAGATTTTGAGAATTACAAAGTTCGAGTTCACAATGTCTTAAAGCAACAGAAGAACCGAACCGCTGCCCAGAATGAAAATGAATTAACTCAACAAGAAAA agaACATCTCCAAAAGGTGATCGACCAGTTGAAGGCCAAATTACAGGAAACTCAGTGCAATCTACAAGTCAGTGTGGGTGAGCAGCAGACTCTGCAAGTTGAGCACGACAGACTACTGGAACGACATAACAAGATACTGCAGGAAACTGTGACCAGGGAAGCTGAGATTCGAGAAAA ACTTTGCTGTGCCCAGTCAGAAAGTACAATGTTGAAATCGGAGCATGCTCAGACTGTGAGTCAGTTGACTATCCAGAATGAAGCAGCACAAAAGAGCTATCGCGAGCAAGTCCAGCTTCTTCAAGAAAATCACAGAAAGACAGTTGAAATATTACAGGAACAATTGTCTACAATGGAGCAACAAATGTTCCAGCATCAAACTGAAAATACTTTACCAC GTTCTCCACCAGTTCTGCCCACTGGAAAAAGTTGGCGTGACCGAAAAAACATGGATATTTCTTTATTGGATATAAATTCCATTGATCGTGAGgaaggagaaggaatggagatgaCTGAAACAGAGTCGGTGCTGTCTACTAATTCCCAAGTTGCATCTCTTGAGCAATTACTCAGTTTCCCTGAGACTAAGTCAG ATGTTCCTGAATGGCATCCTGAGCCAACAAAGGAAGAAATAGTGCAAAAGTTAAATACAGCTACAAAGAGTATTGACCATTTAAATGGGCTGCTAAGAGAGACAGAAGCGACCAATGCCATCCTTATGGAACAAATTACG CTGCTGAAGGGTGAAGTAAGGAGGCTAGAAAGGAACCAGGAACGTGAAAAGTCTATTGCAAACCTGGAATACTTGAAGAACGTCATGCTGAAGTTTATATTCCTAAATGCAGGAAGTGAGAAGCAGAGTCTTCTCCCTGTGATTGACACAATGTTACAACTGAGCCCAGAGGAAAAGAGTAAGCTTGCTGCTGTTGCTCAAG